From the Mesorhizobium loti genome, the window GGATTTTCTCGACCCATCGGGGCGACGTGTCAGTCGCGAGACAGTGAACTTCTACTATTACCGCTCGGCCTGGAACATGCAGCCGGTCTACCCGCCGGTCACCGCCGTTCCCTGGCAAACTGGAGAGCACTCGCCCAAGGACAGGTGGTGGTGGGTGCCCGGCCGAAGCCGCTACGAATAGCAACGACGCGATCAAGCCGGATGCTGCATGATGGCAGGCAACCGAGAATATATTATATTAGATGTCAAAATGAAAACATATGAAACTCGCCCGAGGACCTTCGACCGCTTTGCCGTGACGATCGCCGCCGCTGCGCTGGTCTCGCTTGCGTCAACATCATCAAGTAGCGCCCAGGAGCGAACGCCCGACCCCTCCGCCTGGCGCAACGTTTCCTATGCGGACATGCAACGGCCATCCGTCGATACCGCAACCTATGCTGATATCTGGAAGGATGCGATCGAAGCAAACAACCGCGCCTATGTCGCTCGCGGCGATACGAGATTTGCGAGCGCCAATGCGCCGGCGGTCGAGGCGCATTTTGTCATCTGGAGCACCAAACGGTCCGTGGTCTTTAGTGTCCTCGATACCGCGACGGGTTGCACACCCAAGGGCGTGCCCGCCGCCGGCGTGGTCGTAAAGCTCTGCCCGCTGCGCATCGCGATCTATGATGGTCTGCTGGTCCGCACGCTGGACGGCGGGCGCGCCTGCTTCCTTGAGATCGAGCCAAAGGTTGTAGGCGGCAATCCCGTCGGTTCGGGCTCTTACGTCTCCTATGACACCAAGACCAAGACGCTGAAGACCGGCACGATCGTCGCCCATCAAGCTGTCGAGGGCTGCTCGCTCACCCTCCCGCTCCCCCCTCTGTGAATTGGCCATGGTTCATCTCTCTCCACCCCTAGCTTGAGGAGTATCGCATGACCCTCCCCCCCCATCATCGGACTTGCCCTGGCATGCGCGGTCGCACTCATGCCCACCGCACCGGCCAAGGCCGCCGATGCCACGTTCGCCTACAAGATCTCCTACCGAAACATCGCCAAGGATCCTGACGGCATTTGGGCCGGGCCCGCTTTGTCGCCGTCACCGACCGGGACCGTCACCATCCATGAATACACGTTGAAGTCAGCACAAGGCGACTGGCTGATATCCCAAATCTGGAACGCTGATTGTGGCTCGGCGACCTGTCCGACACGGCTGGTTCGGACGTCAACCGACGGGAAAAAGACTGTCGTGGTCGACGACATGATGCATCAGGTGATCCCGCCGGATGATCCACGTTTTGCGGCTTTGCCAAAATCGGATGCGCAAGCGGCCTTCGCATGGGCTCCCTTTCATCTGAGCTCAGACGGCAAGGAGCTTTTGAACGGCGATTTCAGGTTCGAGATAGGCGGAGAAAAGCCATGAGCACGCGAACCGCTCTCCGGCAAATCCTGTTCGACGCCGGCCTCATTCTCTCGCTGTCGGCCGCGGCCGCCTTCGCCGGGCAATCGGCCGCGAGCCTCATCGACGCGGGGATGCCTGCGAATTGCGCGAAGTTCGCCGCCAGGGTCTCCGGCAGCGAGGGCAATTTCGGGACGACCAACCAATACGGCTGCCTTGGCGCCTTCCAGTTCTGCCCCGGTACGTTCGAACGCTACTACAGCGGTAGCGCACAGAGCTTTCTGGACAATCCATCGGCGCAGACAGCGGCGTGGACGAAATACGAACAGGATTCCTGGGCTCAGGCGCAGAAGAATGGCCTCGTCTCCCTCGTCGGCCAGCAGGTTTGTGCGGGCGGCCAATGCGCAACGATTGACCAATCGGCGATCCTGATGGCCTGCCAATTCGGCTGCGGCGCCAAGGG encodes:
- a CDS encoding acyltransferase, whose amino-acid sequence is MSTRTALRQILFDAGLILSLSAAAAFAGQSAASLIDAGMPANCAKFAARVSGSEGNFGTTNQYGCLGAFQFCPGTFERYYSGSAQSFLDNPSAQTAAWTKYEQDSWAQAQKNGLVSLVGQQVCAGGQCATIDQSAILMACQFGCGAKGKLANYAAGGDCNARNVKDGNGVSVCSYLVRGSGYDVSCFTGQQLCAQPQIGPGDFPTSTGIAANAPTPASASIVVAPSDV